The sequence below is a genomic window from Lolium perenne isolate Kyuss_39 chromosome 7, Kyuss_2.0, whole genome shotgun sequence.
TGCTAGCAAGTGGCTATGATGACGCCTCATGGCCCCTGCAAACACGCCGTATGAAGTAAGCGGTCATGTTTGTACCATTAAACCTTATGCCCACTGCCACTTGCACTTTTCCTGATATTAACGTCTCTGCAGGTCTGCCGGGGAAGTGACGCTCATTATGCACTTTGATGTTGCAGCAATGGTTAGAGACTGATCACTTATCTTTGTTTCCTTGTTTCTGCTGATGTGTCTTTCCCTCATTGATTGTCTTATGTCTACCAGAAGAACAAGATGGGGGGTAAAACTGGTGCCCAGTATGCTCCTTCAATGCCAGCACCGTCGCCATACGCTGCCTCCTCAGCTTACCCAGCACCAGCAGGATATCCTGCAGCAACCCCACACCAAGCTTATCCCGCACCATATCCCGCTCCGTCTGCATACTCAACTCCGCCTCCCCAGCAACCATATGGGCAAGCATGCCCGCCGCAGCCATATGGGCAACCTTACCCACCACAACCCTATGGGCAACCCTACCCGCCACAGCCATATGGGCAACCCTACCCGCCACCGTCAGCAGCACAATCACCATATCCACCTGGTAAGTACTTGATGTTGCTGAGATAAATCCATCCATTTCTCATAAATTTAGTCAGGCGaactaatctgttgatctatccttACAAACACCTGCAGCACCTTACCCCGGAGCTTATCCACCACGACCATATTGATGTACCAGCTTCAGTGACCTGATGTGGAGGGATGGAGGCATCGTAAccaagaaacattgatcaattccGGTGCTACATGATCTGCAGAAAAATCCTACCAACCGTCTCTGAGCCTGCTTCTTATGGAACATTTACTTTCTTTAGTATGCACTATATAAGTAGCTTCCATAGCATCTGAACTAAGTCAGTCTATACTTTGGGTTTGTCAAAGTTGTGATCCGCCTTTGCTTCTGTTTTTAAGTCATCGTTGACTCATCAACCTGTAAGGCTGTAAATATATGGAGCTGACTGCTTGGATGTAGCAAATACATGTTCAGCTGTGAATGGTCTTTGTGGATGGTCGACCTGAAACCTGGAAGTGTTTTGTGATGCTCAATAAATTTGCTTTGCTTGATATATACAACCTCTGTTTGGAAATAAGCGACTCAACTTTGTTTAGAtgtggatgtatctacacactgaaatgcatctagatacatccgaatcTAAACAAAGTTGAGTCACTTATTTCTGAATGGAAGGAGTAGATTCGCGCTGAATGAAATGTGACTTATCTGGGTTTGTCGACCACATGATCTTTGATTCAGATTTCTGAATTTGGCTCTGGTAATGTTGGAGTGGATCAGGCCTTGGCCAGCGTGAGTCCTCTCCGCAGTTATGGATGAGCCtagatatgtgaagatgtgcttGCTGTGCAAAAATTGCCCATGTTTTCTTAGCAACTCAAAGTTCCAGGTAGGCTGGACAGGAGGTGAAAATCCCCCAATAGCTTATCCTTCTTTGTAGATTGGATTGTTGAATAACAATGAAGCATAAAATGTGTTGATAAATATTTTCTTATTACTGTTTGTGGATACTAGCTGAGTGCTATAGACTTCTCTTACCACCAGTGTGAAGACATAGATTCTGCACATCTTACATGGGAAAAGGCAAATTAATACTAGTGTTTAGAATAAGCGCAGAGCACATTATATCGTTGTTAGTACCTGGCAGCATCTTGATCTTTACACTGGAATGGGGAGTTAAACTTGCAAGGTTAATGATAATTGTTCCATGACTACGGAA
It includes:
- the LOC127316727 gene encoding protein SRC2, with the translated sequence MLSSTPSIQGQILELRVTGCRKLRDTEIFSRQDPYVIVEYANTKLRTRTCTDGGRNPSFDEKFQIPLVDGLRELNVLVWNSNTINNDDFIGSCRVPLHKVLASGYDDASWPLQTRRMKSAGEVTLIMHFDVAAMKNKMGGKTGAQYAPSMPAPSPYAASSAYPAPAGYPAATPHQAYPAPYPAPSAYSTPPPQQPYGQACPPQPYGQPYPPQPYGQPYPPQPYGQPYPPPSAAQSPYPPAPYPGAYPPRPY